Proteins from one Rosa chinensis cultivar Old Blush chromosome 7, RchiOBHm-V2, whole genome shotgun sequence genomic window:
- the LOC112181005 gene encoding glycerol-3-phosphate acyltransferase 9: MVYIIWFWCRQSFTMHLLQLMTSWAVVCDVWYLESENIKSGETAIEFAERVRDIISVLAGLNKVLWDGYLKYSRPSPKHREQKQQSFA, from the exons ATGGTTTATATAATATGGTTTTGGTGCAGGCAATCCTTCACAATGCATCTGCTACAGCTTATGACATCATGGGCGGTTGTTTGTGATGTGTGGTATTTGGAGTCCGAAAATATCAAGTCTGGGGAGACTGCCATTGAATTTGCAGAGAG GGTCAGGGACATAATTTCTGTTCTAGCAGGACTTAATAAGGTCCTGTGGGATGGGTATCTGAAATACTCCCGTCCTAGCCCAAAGCACAGAGAGCAAAA ACAACAAAGTTTTGCCTAG